One region of Oryza glaberrima chromosome 7, OglaRS2, whole genome shotgun sequence genomic DNA includes:
- the LOC127778878 gene encoding KH domain-containing protein HEN4-like isoform X1: MAGARPFFSPHEAFARASTASSPAAAATVAVAAPAPDPSPATGHADAAEVAVFRLLLPQAFSDADAMRLYAAIAPLRRLFPTLQVRVETLGVGASSDDADGDGDGGGGGGGGRVAVVLGPASPARRVEASSSSGEPLELSPAQEALVALLDSGWVVHLNGEAWGAERMTCLVLVEAGRLEAASGKGILWTIANESGAEVRVTPWGGEGGAAYAAQPPEEVVEITGDGTTVRRALVSVSSCLQGDGPLGSSTSAHSVNPILTQTFPKVPEPEMGSLYSDMSTERANTSIPHIDCPQGATGIEQTECVMQFSFRLLCPVTLAGGLIGKNGMVIKAIEVNSGASVDVGGPVHRCMERAITVSALEKPGQKFSMVENAVLRIFDRMQVVESNMHSRPSNPLHCSARVLILKGQFGYLVGPGGSLIKHMNNTTRTKMKILEETAVPACASQYELVLQITGEPMNVRDALSLVCEKLRNHCFSSEKTTYGNGHVPSSAIDELTTSSQVNISSTGQYSAGNLSRVDHRLSQNEIDSVQNSISAFDLGRLGSPQIQKPTIGCGTEINNPINEVEKPANGNGTGINNLNTEMQNENGIDVSNHGATSLEEKKLLRGIKTATITRITYEVAVCGDNGNDFTMIREMSGADVTAHYPLPETSDGMIVISGTPDEAQSALAMFLDLVKEGQ, from the exons atgGCCGGAGCGAGACCCTTCTTCTCGCCGCACGAAGCCTTCGCCCGAGCCTCGACGGCCTCCTcacccgcggccgccgcgaccgtcgccgtcgcggcacCTGCTCCGGACCCAAGCCCCGCCACCGGCCACGCCGATGCTGCCGAGGTCGCCGTCTTCCGCCTGCTCCTCCCCCAGGCCTTCTCCGATGCCGACGCCATGCGCCTCTacgccgccatcgccccgctccgccgcctcttCCCCACGCTGCAGGTCCGCGTCGAGACCCTCGGAGTCGGAGCCTCGTCCGATgatgccgacggcgacggcgacggcggaggtggtggtggtggtggtcgcgtcgccgtcgtcctcggccCCGCCTCCCCGGCGCGCCGCGTCGAGGCCTCCTCGTCCTCCGGGGAGCCCCTCGAGCTCTCCCCCGCGCAGGAGGCCCTCGTCGCCTTGCTCGACAGCGGCTGGGTCGTCCACCTCAACGGCGAGGCGTGGGGAGCGGAGCGGATGACGTGCCTCGTCCTGGTCGAGGCCGGGCGCCTCGAGGCGGCCTCCGGGAAGGGGATCCTGTGGACGATCGCCAACGAGTCCGGCGCCGAGGTGCGCGTCACGCCGTGGGGTGGTGAGGGCGGGGCGGCGTACGCGGCGCAGCCGCCCGAGGAGGTCGTCGAG ATAACAGGAGATGGAACCACTGTAAGGAGAGCTCTTGTTTCTGTGTCTAGCTGTCTTCAAGGTGATGGGCCACTTGGCAGCTCAACTTCTGCTCATTCAGTGAACCCAATTCTCACACAAACATTTCCAAAAGTGCCTGAGCCTGAAATGGGATCTTTGTATTCAGATATGTCAACTGAGCGTGCAAACACCAGCATTCCTCATATTGATTGTCCACAGGGTGCTACAGGAATTGAACAAACTGAATGTGTCATGCAATTTTCATTTAGACTACTCTGCCCTGTAACTCTTGCTGGAGGTTTGATAGGAAAGAATGGCATGGTTATCAAAGCAATTGAAGTTAACTCTGGTGCTTCTGTTGATGTCGGTGGACCTGTTCATCGGTGCATGGAACGTGCGATAACAGTATCAGCCTTGGAG AAACCAGGACAGAAATTCTCCATGGTGGAGAATGCGGTACTTCGTATATTTGACAGAATGCAGGTGGTGGAAAGCAATATGCATTCGAGACCCAGTAATCCATTGCATTGCTCTGCCAGGGTTCTAATTCTGAAAGGCCAATTTGGTTATTTAGTTGGTCCAGGTGGTTCACTAATCAAGCATATGAATAAcacaacaagaacaaaaatgaaaattttagaaGAGACTGCTGTTCCAGCTTGTGCCTCACAATACGAACTAGTTCTGCAG ATCACTGGAGAGCCAATGAATGTTAGAGACGCTTTATCTCTTGTTTGTGAGAAACTACGTAATCATTGCTTCTCTTCTGAGAAAACAACCTACGGCAATGGTCATGTTCCCTCATCGGCTATTGATGAATTAACTACAAGCAGCCAGGTTAATATCTCTTCAACTGGTCAATATTCAGCTGGCAATTTGTCAAGGGTTGATCACAGGCTTTCTCAGAATGAAATTGACTCAGTACAAAACTCTATCAGCGCCTTCGACTTGGGACGTTTGGGCTCCCCACAAATTCAG AAACCTACCATTGGGTGTGGCACTGAGATCAACAACCCAATTAATGAGGTGGAGAAACCAGCTAATGGAAATGGCACTGGAATTAACAATTTGAATACTGAGATGCAGAATGAAAATGGAATTGACGTTTCAAATCATGGAGCTACATCTctggaggaaaaaaaacttttgag AGGAATCAAGACTGCCACCATAACTAGGATCACATATGAGGTTGCTGTTTGCGGAGATAATGGAAACGACTTCACTATGATTAGAGAG ATGTCTGGTGCAGACGTTACTGCCCACTACCCGCTTCCAGAGACGAGTGACGGGATGATCGTGATATCTGGAACGCCAGATGAGGCGCAATCGGCTCTGGCCATGTTCCTTGACCTTGTCAAAGAGGGGCAGTGA
- the LOC127778878 gene encoding KH domain-containing protein HEN4-like isoform X2: MAGARPFFSPHEAFARASTASSPAAAATVAVAAPAPDPSPATGHADAAEVAVFRLLLPQAFSDADAMRLYAAIAPLRRLFPTLQVRVETLGVGASSDDADGDGDGGGGGGGGRVAVVLGPASPARRVEASSSSGEPLELSPAQEALVALLDSGWVVHLNGEAWGAERMTCLVLVEAGRLEAASGKGILWTIANESGAEVRVTPWGGEGGAAYAAQPPEEVVEITGDGTTVRRALVSVSSCLQGDGPLGSSTSAHSVNPILTQTFPKVPEPEMGSLYSDMSTERANTSIPHIDCPQGATGIEQTECVMQFSFRLLCPVTLAGGLIGKNGMVIKAIEVNSGASVDVGGPVHRCMERAITVSALEKPGQKFSMVENAVLRIFDRMQVVESNMHSRPSNPLHCSARVLILKGQFGYLVGPGGSLIKHMNNTTRTKMKILEETAVPACASQYELVLQITGEPMNVRDALSLVCEKLRNHCFSSEKTTYGNGHVPSSAIDELTTSSQNEIDSVQNSISAFDLGRLGSPQIQKPTIGCGTEINNPINEVEKPANGNGTGINNLNTEMQNENGIDVSNHGATSLEEKKLLRGIKTATITRITYEVAVCGDNGNDFTMIREMSGADVTAHYPLPETSDGMIVISGTPDEAQSALAMFLDLVKEGQ, encoded by the exons atgGCCGGAGCGAGACCCTTCTTCTCGCCGCACGAAGCCTTCGCCCGAGCCTCGACGGCCTCCTcacccgcggccgccgcgaccgtcgccgtcgcggcacCTGCTCCGGACCCAAGCCCCGCCACCGGCCACGCCGATGCTGCCGAGGTCGCCGTCTTCCGCCTGCTCCTCCCCCAGGCCTTCTCCGATGCCGACGCCATGCGCCTCTacgccgccatcgccccgctccgccgcctcttCCCCACGCTGCAGGTCCGCGTCGAGACCCTCGGAGTCGGAGCCTCGTCCGATgatgccgacggcgacggcgacggcggaggtggtggtggtggtggtcgcgtcgccgtcgtcctcggccCCGCCTCCCCGGCGCGCCGCGTCGAGGCCTCCTCGTCCTCCGGGGAGCCCCTCGAGCTCTCCCCCGCGCAGGAGGCCCTCGTCGCCTTGCTCGACAGCGGCTGGGTCGTCCACCTCAACGGCGAGGCGTGGGGAGCGGAGCGGATGACGTGCCTCGTCCTGGTCGAGGCCGGGCGCCTCGAGGCGGCCTCCGGGAAGGGGATCCTGTGGACGATCGCCAACGAGTCCGGCGCCGAGGTGCGCGTCACGCCGTGGGGTGGTGAGGGCGGGGCGGCGTACGCGGCGCAGCCGCCCGAGGAGGTCGTCGAG ATAACAGGAGATGGAACCACTGTAAGGAGAGCTCTTGTTTCTGTGTCTAGCTGTCTTCAAGGTGATGGGCCACTTGGCAGCTCAACTTCTGCTCATTCAGTGAACCCAATTCTCACACAAACATTTCCAAAAGTGCCTGAGCCTGAAATGGGATCTTTGTATTCAGATATGTCAACTGAGCGTGCAAACACCAGCATTCCTCATATTGATTGTCCACAGGGTGCTACAGGAATTGAACAAACTGAATGTGTCATGCAATTTTCATTTAGACTACTCTGCCCTGTAACTCTTGCTGGAGGTTTGATAGGAAAGAATGGCATGGTTATCAAAGCAATTGAAGTTAACTCTGGTGCTTCTGTTGATGTCGGTGGACCTGTTCATCGGTGCATGGAACGTGCGATAACAGTATCAGCCTTGGAG AAACCAGGACAGAAATTCTCCATGGTGGAGAATGCGGTACTTCGTATATTTGACAGAATGCAGGTGGTGGAAAGCAATATGCATTCGAGACCCAGTAATCCATTGCATTGCTCTGCCAGGGTTCTAATTCTGAAAGGCCAATTTGGTTATTTAGTTGGTCCAGGTGGTTCACTAATCAAGCATATGAATAAcacaacaagaacaaaaatgaaaattttagaaGAGACTGCTGTTCCAGCTTGTGCCTCACAATACGAACTAGTTCTGCAG ATCACTGGAGAGCCAATGAATGTTAGAGACGCTTTATCTCTTGTTTGTGAGAAACTACGTAATCATTGCTTCTCTTCTGAGAAAACAACCTACGGCAATGGTCATGTTCCCTCATCGGCTATTGATGAATTAACTACAAGCAGCCAG AATGAAATTGACTCAGTACAAAACTCTATCAGCGCCTTCGACTTGGGACGTTTGGGCTCCCCACAAATTCAG AAACCTACCATTGGGTGTGGCACTGAGATCAACAACCCAATTAATGAGGTGGAGAAACCAGCTAATGGAAATGGCACTGGAATTAACAATTTGAATACTGAGATGCAGAATGAAAATGGAATTGACGTTTCAAATCATGGAGCTACATCTctggaggaaaaaaaacttttgag AGGAATCAAGACTGCCACCATAACTAGGATCACATATGAGGTTGCTGTTTGCGGAGATAATGGAAACGACTTCACTATGATTAGAGAG ATGTCTGGTGCAGACGTTACTGCCCACTACCCGCTTCCAGAGACGAGTGACGGGATGATCGTGATATCTGGAACGCCAGATGAGGCGCAATCGGCTCTGGCCATGTTCCTTGACCTTGTCAAAGAGGGGCAGTGA
- the LOC127780194 gene encoding uncharacterized protein LOC127780194, which translates to MKFDGKKEFKEAVVQLALQNKRFIRFPKDEGYRTRAKCDWATCPWSFLLSRNSRTNSWQIASLVDEHNCPQRKDNNLVTYKRIAQKYEKMITDNPTWSIQSMRSTVSEQMFANASASQCKRAKAYVLKKIYESRRDEYSRIFDYQLELLRSNPGSTVVVKLDTDQPSPVFKRIYVCLAACKNGFLLGCRKVVGLDGCFFKGSNNGELLCAVGRDANNSMYPIAWAVVEKETNNSWDWFCDLLCKDLGVGEGDGWGIVNAVQHWAPSAEHRNCARHIYANWKKKFNKKEWQKKFWRCAKAPNVMLFNLAKDKRLLKVQGLS; encoded by the exons ATGAAATTTGATGGGAAAAAAGAGTTTAAGGAGGCAGTGGTCCAGCTAGCCTTGCAGAACAAAAGATTCATAAGGTTCCCCAAAGATGAAGGTTACAGGACAAGGGCAAAGTGTGACTGGGCAACCTGTCCATGGAGTTTTTTGCTATCAAGGAACAGTAGGACAAACAGCTGGCAAATAGCAAGTCTTGTTGATGAGCACAATTGTCCTCAAAGGAAGGATAACAACCTAGTCACATACAAGAGAATTGCTCAGAAATATGAGAAGATGATCACAGATAACCCAACTTGGAGTATTCAGAGCATGCGGTCAACTGTCTCTGAGCAAATGTTTGCAAATGCCAGTGCATCTCAGTGCAAGAGAGCAAAAGCATATGTCCTGAAGAAGATATATGAGTCTAGAAGGGATGAATACTCCAGAATTTTTGACTATCAATTGGAATTGTTGAGGAGTAATCCTGGGAGTACAGTTGTTGTCAAGCTTGATACTGACCAGCCAAGCCCAGTGTTCAAAAGGATATATGTTTGCCTAGCTGCTTGTAAGAATGGGTTCCTATTGGGATGTAGAAAGGTTGTTGGTTTGGATGGCTGCTTTTTCAAAGGTTCAAACAATGGGGAGCTATTATGTGCTGTTGGCAGAGATGCCAACAACTCCATGTACCCAATTGCATGGGCTGTGGTGGAAAAGGAAACAAATAACTCATGGGATTGGTTCTGTGATTTGCTATGCAAGGACTTGGGAGTTGGTGAAGGTGATGGTTGG GGAATTGTAAATGCAGTTCAGCACTGGGCTCCAAGTGCTGAGCACAGAAATTGTGCAAGGCATATTTATGCTAACTGGAAGAAGAAATTCAACAAGAAGGAGTGGCAGAAGAAGTTTTGGAGGTGTGCCAAAGCTCCAAATGTCATGCTATTCAACCTAGCAAAGGACAAGAGACTGTTGAAGGTGCAAGGGCTATCATGA
- the LOC127778878 gene encoding KH domain-containing protein HEN4-like isoform X3, whose amino-acid sequence MAGARPFFSPHEAFARASTASSPAAAATVAVAAPAPDPSPATGHADAAEVAVFRLLLPQAFSDADAMRLYAAIAPLRRLFPTLQVRVETLGVGASSDDADGDGDGGGGGGGGRVAVVLGPASPARRVEASSSSGEPLELSPAQEALVALLDSGWVVHLNGEAWGAERMTCLVLVEAGRLEAASGKGILWTIANESGAEVRVTPWGGEGGAAYAAQPPEEVVEITGDGTTVRRALVSVSSCLQDMSTERANTSIPHIDCPQGATGIEQTECVMQFSFRLLCPVTLAGGLIGKNGMVIKAIEVNSGASVDVGGPVHRCMERAITVSALEKPGQKFSMVENAVLRIFDRMQVVESNMHSRPSNPLHCSARVLILKGQFGYLVGPGGSLIKHMNNTTRTKMKILEETAVPACASQYELVLQITGEPMNVRDALSLVCEKLRNHCFSSEKTTYGNGHVPSSAIDELTTSSQVNISSTGQYSAGNLSRVDHRLSQNEIDSVQNSISAFDLGRLGSPQIQKPTIGCGTEINNPINEVEKPANGNGTGINNLNTEMQNENGIDVSNHGATSLEEKKLLRGIKTATITRITYEVAVCGDNGNDFTMIREMSGADVTAHYPLPETSDGMIVISGTPDEAQSALAMFLDLVKEGQ is encoded by the exons atgGCCGGAGCGAGACCCTTCTTCTCGCCGCACGAAGCCTTCGCCCGAGCCTCGACGGCCTCCTcacccgcggccgccgcgaccgtcgccgtcgcggcacCTGCTCCGGACCCAAGCCCCGCCACCGGCCACGCCGATGCTGCCGAGGTCGCCGTCTTCCGCCTGCTCCTCCCCCAGGCCTTCTCCGATGCCGACGCCATGCGCCTCTacgccgccatcgccccgctccgccgcctcttCCCCACGCTGCAGGTCCGCGTCGAGACCCTCGGAGTCGGAGCCTCGTCCGATgatgccgacggcgacggcgacggcggaggtggtggtggtggtggtcgcgtcgccgtcgtcctcggccCCGCCTCCCCGGCGCGCCGCGTCGAGGCCTCCTCGTCCTCCGGGGAGCCCCTCGAGCTCTCCCCCGCGCAGGAGGCCCTCGTCGCCTTGCTCGACAGCGGCTGGGTCGTCCACCTCAACGGCGAGGCGTGGGGAGCGGAGCGGATGACGTGCCTCGTCCTGGTCGAGGCCGGGCGCCTCGAGGCGGCCTCCGGGAAGGGGATCCTGTGGACGATCGCCAACGAGTCCGGCGCCGAGGTGCGCGTCACGCCGTGGGGTGGTGAGGGCGGGGCGGCGTACGCGGCGCAGCCGCCCGAGGAGGTCGTCGAG ATAACAGGAGATGGAACCACTGTAAGGAGAGCTCTTGTTTCTGTGTCTAGCTGTCTTCAAG ATATGTCAACTGAGCGTGCAAACACCAGCATTCCTCATATTGATTGTCCACAGGGTGCTACAGGAATTGAACAAACTGAATGTGTCATGCAATTTTCATTTAGACTACTCTGCCCTGTAACTCTTGCTGGAGGTTTGATAGGAAAGAATGGCATGGTTATCAAAGCAATTGAAGTTAACTCTGGTGCTTCTGTTGATGTCGGTGGACCTGTTCATCGGTGCATGGAACGTGCGATAACAGTATCAGCCTTGGAG AAACCAGGACAGAAATTCTCCATGGTGGAGAATGCGGTACTTCGTATATTTGACAGAATGCAGGTGGTGGAAAGCAATATGCATTCGAGACCCAGTAATCCATTGCATTGCTCTGCCAGGGTTCTAATTCTGAAAGGCCAATTTGGTTATTTAGTTGGTCCAGGTGGTTCACTAATCAAGCATATGAATAAcacaacaagaacaaaaatgaaaattttagaaGAGACTGCTGTTCCAGCTTGTGCCTCACAATACGAACTAGTTCTGCAG ATCACTGGAGAGCCAATGAATGTTAGAGACGCTTTATCTCTTGTTTGTGAGAAACTACGTAATCATTGCTTCTCTTCTGAGAAAACAACCTACGGCAATGGTCATGTTCCCTCATCGGCTATTGATGAATTAACTACAAGCAGCCAGGTTAATATCTCTTCAACTGGTCAATATTCAGCTGGCAATTTGTCAAGGGTTGATCACAGGCTTTCTCAGAATGAAATTGACTCAGTACAAAACTCTATCAGCGCCTTCGACTTGGGACGTTTGGGCTCCCCACAAATTCAG AAACCTACCATTGGGTGTGGCACTGAGATCAACAACCCAATTAATGAGGTGGAGAAACCAGCTAATGGAAATGGCACTGGAATTAACAATTTGAATACTGAGATGCAGAATGAAAATGGAATTGACGTTTCAAATCATGGAGCTACATCTctggaggaaaaaaaacttttgag AGGAATCAAGACTGCCACCATAACTAGGATCACATATGAGGTTGCTGTTTGCGGAGATAATGGAAACGACTTCACTATGATTAGAGAG ATGTCTGGTGCAGACGTTACTGCCCACTACCCGCTTCCAGAGACGAGTGACGGGATGATCGTGATATCTGGAACGCCAGATGAGGCGCAATCGGCTCTGGCCATGTTCCTTGACCTTGTCAAAGAGGGGCAGTGA